Proteins from a single region of Bradyrhizobium diazoefficiens:
- a CDS encoding GyrI-like domain-containing protein gives MIRFRRLALAALIPAAALSLDLSGALAQTPSPAPAASANPSPAPSASPSPAASASPAPAASPSPAPSPAASASPSPAAPPPAAAATPAPVQTADPFGQEITLEAKKVVMVKGTANWDSAFDTLVDSFKALNALLDKQGIKHAGNPMIVYTSTDDTGFTFLAEIPVEQDPKNLPKDMSIGKSPEGKALKFVHRGSYDNMDNTYEAITNHLDDKKLEAKDTFIEEYLTDPLTTAEDKLVINVFVPLK, from the coding sequence ATGATTAGGTTTCGTCGTCTCGCACTGGCCGCGCTGATCCCGGCAGCGGCCTTGTCGCTTGACCTGTCCGGCGCTCTGGCCCAGACCCCGAGTCCGGCGCCCGCCGCATCGGCAAACCCCTCGCCGGCCCCGTCGGCATCACCCTCTCCGGCCGCGAGCGCTTCGCCCGCGCCTGCAGCATCGCCCTCACCGGCGCCATCGCCTGCGGCCAGCGCCTCACCAAGCCCTGCAGCACCACCACCCGCCGCGGCCGCTACCCCGGCCCCGGTGCAGACCGCCGATCCCTTTGGACAGGAGATTACGCTCGAGGCCAAGAAGGTCGTGATGGTCAAGGGGACCGCCAATTGGGACTCGGCTTTCGACACCCTGGTCGACTCCTTCAAGGCGCTGAATGCGCTGCTGGACAAGCAGGGCATCAAGCACGCCGGCAATCCGATGATCGTCTACACCTCGACCGATGACACCGGCTTCACCTTCCTCGCCGAGATCCCGGTCGAGCAGGATCCCAAAAATCTGCCCAAGGACATGAGCATCGGCAAATCGCCGGAGGGCAAGGCGCTGAAGTTCGTCCATCGCGGCTCCTACGACAACATGGACAACACCTATGAGGCGATTACCAATCACCTCGACGACAAGAAGCTGGAAGCCAAGGACACGTTCATTGAGGAGTACCTCACCGATCCCCTGACGACGGCCGAGGATAAGCTCGTGATCAATGTATTCGTACCGCTGAAGTGA
- a CDS encoding SIMPL domain-containing protein (The SIMPL domain is named for its presence in mouse protein SIMPL (signalling molecule that associates with mouse pelle-like kinase). Bacterial member BP26, from Brucella, was shown to assemble into a channel-like structure, while YggE from E. coli has been associated with resistance to oxidative stress.), producing the protein MKKPAALAAIFAVTLLAAPALADDFPPVISVSGEATVSAAPDLAQIDAGVASDAKSAKEASDTNNAAMGKVLLALKGAGIAEKDYQTSRLSLQPQYAPNRSNGTSPVVGFRASNRVTVKIRDVTKVAGIIDTLVGAGANDIGNISFEVTQASKLLDDAREQAVADARRKAEIYAKATGVTLGAALSVAEGGAPMPLFKGRMAAAPMAAAAAVAPGEETLSVTVNVSWAIKQGQ; encoded by the coding sequence ATGAAAAAGCCTGCTGCCCTCGCCGCCATTTTCGCCGTCACGCTGCTGGCAGCGCCCGCGCTTGCCGACGATTTCCCGCCCGTCATCTCCGTCAGCGGGGAGGCGACCGTCTCGGCCGCGCCCGATCTCGCGCAGATCGATGCCGGCGTTGCCAGCGACGCCAAGTCGGCCAAGGAGGCGTCCGACACCAACAACGCCGCGATGGGCAAGGTGCTGCTGGCGCTGAAGGGCGCCGGCATCGCCGAAAAGGACTACCAGACCTCGCGCCTGTCGCTACAGCCGCAATATGCGCCGAACCGTTCGAACGGAACCTCGCCCGTGGTCGGCTTCCGCGCCTCCAACCGTGTCACGGTGAAGATTCGTGACGTCACCAAGGTGGCTGGCATCATCGACACGCTGGTCGGAGCCGGCGCGAATGATATCGGCAACATCTCGTTTGAAGTGACGCAGGCCTCCAAGCTGCTCGACGATGCCCGCGAGCAGGCGGTCGCCGACGCGCGCCGCAAGGCCGAGATCTACGCCAAAGCCACCGGTGTCACCTTGGGCGCAGCGCTCAGCGTCGCCGAAGGCGGCGCTCCCATGCCGCTGTTCAAGGGCCGCATGGCCGCAGCCCCCATGGCTGCAGCGGCTGCCGTCGCGCCGGGTGAGGAAACGCTGTCCGTGACGGTGAATGTGAGCTGGGCGATCAAGCAGGGGCAGTGA
- the rpsP gene encoding 30S ribosomal protein S16, with protein sequence MSVVIRLARAGTKKRPVYHVVVADSRFPRDGRFIERLGYFNPLLPKDNETRLKLDMDKVKAWLAKGAQPSDRVSRFLDAAGVKKREARNNPEKAVPRKERKAQAEAAAKG encoded by the coding sequence ATGTCCGTCGTTATCCGCCTCGCTCGCGCAGGCACCAAGAAGCGTCCCGTCTATCACGTCGTCGTCGCCGATTCGCGCTTTCCCCGCGATGGCCGCTTCATCGAGCGTCTCGGCTATTTCAATCCGCTGCTGCCGAAGGACAACGAGACCCGCCTGAAGCTCGACATGGATAAGGTGAAGGCCTGGCTCGCCAAGGGCGCGCAGCCGTCGGACCGCGTGTCCCGCTTCCTCGACGCCGCCGGCGTCAAGAAGCGCGAAGCCCGCAACAACCCCGAGAAGGCCGTGCCGCGCAAGGAGCGCAAGGCGCAGGCCGAAGCCGCTGCGAAGGGCTAA
- the dapF gene encoding diaminopimelate epimerase produces the protein MSALANHAFAKMNGIGNEIVVVDMRDSSGKITPDDARAVASADGGVPYDQLMVLQKPRLDGTEAFISIYNNDGSEAGACGNGMRCVVRRIFEKSGQTTATFETAAGLLNAWQGPAPDLYTVDMGAPKFGWQDIPLAEEFRDTRYIELQIGPIDNPILHSPSVVSMGNPHAIFWVDEVNAYDLERFGPLLENHPIFPDRANITLAHIVDREHIIMRTWERGAGLTRACGSAACATAVAAARLKRTERKVEMTLPGGKLGIEWRERDDHVLMTGTATFEYEGHFDPALFAPVG, from the coding sequence ATGAGCGCGCTAGCCAACCACGCATTTGCCAAGATGAACGGCATCGGCAACGAGATCGTCGTTGTCGACATGCGCGATTCCTCGGGCAAGATCACGCCGGACGACGCTCGCGCCGTGGCCTCCGCCGACGGCGGCGTGCCCTATGATCAGCTCATGGTGCTGCAGAAGCCGCGGCTCGACGGCACCGAAGCCTTTATCAGCATCTACAACAATGACGGCTCGGAAGCCGGCGCCTGCGGCAACGGCATGCGCTGCGTGGTCCGCCGCATCTTCGAGAAGAGCGGCCAGACCACGGCGACGTTCGAGACTGCGGCCGGCCTGCTCAATGCCTGGCAGGGACCGGCGCCCGATCTCTACACCGTCGACATGGGCGCGCCGAAGTTCGGCTGGCAGGATATTCCGCTGGCGGAAGAGTTTCGCGACACCCGCTACATCGAATTGCAGATCGGGCCGATCGACAATCCGATCCTGCATTCACCATCGGTGGTGAGCATGGGCAACCCGCATGCGATCTTCTGGGTCGACGAGGTCAATGCCTATGATCTCGAGCGCTTTGGTCCGCTCCTCGAAAACCATCCGATCTTCCCCGACCGCGCCAACATCACGCTCGCGCATATCGTCGATCGCGAGCACATCATCATGCGCACCTGGGAGCGCGGCGCAGGGCTGACCAGGGCCTGTGGGTCGGCGGCCTGTGCGACCGCGGTTGCGGCGGCGCGGCTGAAGCGCACCGAGCGCAAGGTCGAGATGACGCTGCCCGGCGGCAAGCTCGGCATCGAATGGCGCGAGCGCGACGACCACGTGCTGATGACGGGCACGGCGACCTTCGAATATGAGGGTCATTTCGATCCGGCGCTGTTCGCGCCGGTCGGGTAA
- the rplS gene encoding 50S ribosomal protein L19 — MNLIKQLEQEQFDKLSAGKTIPEFGPGDTVIVNVKVVEGDRTRVQAYEGVCIGRSGGGLNESFTVRKISYGEGVERVFPVMSPMIDSIKVVRRGKVRRAKLYYLRNLRGKSARIVEKTEHAKAVNE, encoded by the coding sequence ATGAACCTGATCAAGCAGCTCGAGCAAGAGCAATTCGACAAGCTGTCCGCCGGCAAGACCATTCCGGAGTTCGGTCCCGGCGACACCGTGATCGTCAACGTGAAGGTCGTCGAAGGCGACCGCACCCGCGTGCAGGCCTATGAAGGCGTCTGCATCGGCCGTTCGGGCGGTGGCCTCAACGAGAGCTTCACCGTCCGCAAAATTTCGTACGGCGAAGGTGTCGAGCGCGTGTTCCCGGTGATGTCGCCGATGATCGACTCGATCAAGGTGGTCCGCCGCGGCAAGGTTCGTCGCGCCAAGCTCTATTACCTCCGCAACCTGCGCGGCAAGTCGGCCCGCATCGTGGAGAAGACTGAGCACGCCAAGGCCGTCAACGAGTAA
- a CDS encoding MBL fold metallo-hydrolase: MKTYDGPISDHFNGLHFFDPDGAPPKSLREVLRWQFSGGRERAKWPDWVPSPHADTPPERVDGGKARLSFVGHASWLIQTAGLNILVDPVWSMRVSPVGWAGPKRHNDPGIAFDKLPKIDVVLVSHGHYDHLDVATLSRLAKNFAPRVVTPLGNDITMRGADPAIRAEAFDWHDRVELGGGVAVTLVPTRHWSARGMFDRNKALWASFVLETPAGKIYVVCDSGYGEGTHFRRVAEKHGPLRLAILPIGAYEPRWFMRDQHMNPEDAVKALADCGAEQALGHHHGTFQLTDEAIDAPAKALVEALDAAKIPQERFVAMKPGQVVEI, translated from the coding sequence ATGAAAACCTACGACGGCCCAATCTCCGATCATTTCAATGGCCTGCATTTCTTCGATCCGGACGGCGCGCCGCCAAAATCGCTCCGCGAGGTGCTGCGCTGGCAGTTCAGTGGCGGGCGGGAGCGTGCGAAATGGCCGGATTGGGTGCCCAGCCCCCATGCCGACACCCCGCCGGAGCGCGTCGACGGCGGCAAGGCGCGGCTCTCCTTCGTCGGCCACGCCAGCTGGCTGATCCAGACCGCCGGCCTCAACATCCTGGTCGATCCCGTCTGGTCGATGCGGGTCTCGCCGGTGGGCTGGGCCGGGCCGAAGCGGCACAACGATCCCGGTATTGCGTTCGACAAGCTGCCGAAGATCGACGTCGTGCTGGTCTCGCACGGACATTACGATCATCTCGATGTCGCGACGCTGTCGCGGCTCGCGAAAAATTTTGCCCCGCGCGTGGTCACGCCGCTCGGCAACGACATCACCATGCGCGGCGCCGATCCCGCGATCAGGGCGGAAGCGTTCGACTGGCACGATCGCGTCGAGCTCGGCGGCGGCGTTGCCGTAACACTGGTGCCGACGCGGCACTGGTCGGCGCGCGGCATGTTCGACCGCAACAAGGCACTATGGGCGAGCTTTGTGCTGGAGACGCCGGCCGGCAAAATCTATGTCGTCTGCGATTCCGGTTACGGCGAAGGCACGCATTTCCGCCGCGTCGCCGAGAAGCACGGGCCGCTGCGCCTGGCGATCCTCCCGATCGGCGCCTACGAGCCGCGCTGGTTCATGCGCGACCAGCACATGAATCCGGAAGATGCCGTGAAGGCGCTCGCCGATTGCGGTGCAGAGCAAGCGCTCGGCCATCATCACGGCACGTTCCAGCTGACCGATGAGGCGATCGACGCGCCGGCCAAAGCGCTGGTGGAGGCGCTCGATGCGGCGAAGATTCCGCAGGAGCGGTTTGTCGCGATGAAGCCCGGGCAGGTGGTGGAGATTTAG
- the ffh gene encoding signal recognition particle protein encodes MFDNLSERLGGILDRLTGRGALTEKDVDAAMREVRRALLEADVALEVVRSFTERVREQAIGATVVKSVTPGQMVVKIVHDELINTLGAESQTIDVNSVPPVPIMMVGLQGSGKTTTTAKLARRLVQRDKRKVLMASLDVYRPAAMEQLAVLGRDLDIPTLPIVAGQQPPQIAKRALEAGKLGGYDIVLLDTAGRTTLDEEMMAEAASIKAAANPHEVLLVADSLTGQDAVNLARAFDQRVGLTGIVLTRVDGDGRGGAALSMRAVTGKPIKLIGTGEKTDALEDFHPDRIAGRILGMGDVVSLVERAAANIDAEKAARTAERMRKGQFDLNDMREQLLQMASMGGISGLMGMMPGMAKMKNQIAAAGIDDKILKRQVAVIDSMTRDERRHPDLLKASRKKRIAAGSGQSVEQVNKLLKMHRNMADVMKAMGSGKRGPLAGIAQAMGFGGGMKMPSPDEMKALQEKMQGGGGQGLPSLPKDLPAGLRTGLPNVPGLTGLSGKPTLPGLGGFPGKKK; translated from the coding sequence TTGTTCGACAATCTGTCGGAACGGCTTGGCGGCATTCTCGATCGTCTGACGGGGCGCGGTGCGCTGACCGAAAAGGACGTCGATGCCGCGATGCGCGAGGTGCGCCGCGCGCTGCTCGAGGCCGACGTCGCGCTGGAGGTCGTACGCAGCTTCACCGAACGCGTCCGCGAGCAGGCGATCGGCGCCACGGTCGTCAAGTCGGTGACGCCGGGCCAGATGGTGGTCAAGATCGTCCATGACGAGCTGATCAACACGCTCGGTGCCGAAAGCCAGACCATCGACGTCAATTCCGTGCCGCCGGTGCCGATCATGATGGTCGGCCTGCAAGGCTCGGGTAAGACCACCACCACCGCGAAGCTCGCCCGCCGCCTGGTCCAGCGCGACAAGCGCAAGGTGCTGATGGCCTCGCTCGACGTCTATCGCCCGGCGGCGATGGAGCAGCTCGCCGTGCTCGGCCGCGACCTCGACATTCCGACCCTGCCAATCGTGGCGGGCCAGCAGCCGCCGCAGATCGCCAAACGCGCCCTGGAAGCCGGCAAGCTCGGCGGCTACGACATCGTGCTGCTCGACACCGCCGGCCGCACCACGCTCGACGAAGAGATGATGGCGGAGGCCGCCAGCATCAAAGCCGCTGCGAACCCGCATGAAGTGCTGCTGGTCGCCGACAGTCTCACCGGCCAGGACGCCGTCAACCTCGCGCGCGCGTTCGATCAGCGCGTCGGCCTCACCGGCATCGTGCTGACCCGGGTGGACGGCGACGGCCGCGGCGGCGCCGCACTGTCGATGCGCGCCGTCACCGGCAAGCCGATCAAGCTGATCGGCACCGGCGAAAAGACCGACGCGCTGGAAGACTTCCATCCTGACCGTATCGCCGGCCGCATCCTCGGCATGGGTGACGTGGTGTCGCTGGTCGAGCGGGCCGCTGCCAACATCGACGCGGAGAAGGCCGCGCGCACCGCCGAGCGGATGCGCAAGGGCCAGTTCGACCTCAACGACATGCGCGAGCAGCTGCTGCAGATGGCCAGCATGGGCGGCATCAGCGGCCTGATGGGCATGATGCCCGGCATGGCCAAGATGAAGAACCAGATCGCGGCTGCCGGCATCGACGACAAGATTTTGAAGCGCCAGGTCGCGGTGATCGATTCCATGACGCGCGACGAGCGCCGTCATCCCGACCTGCTCAAGGCCAGCCGCAAGAAGCGCATCGCTGCAGGAAGCGGCCAGAGCGTCGAGCAGGTCAACAAGCTCTTGAAGATGCACCGGAACATGGCCGACGTAATGAAGGCCATGGGCTCGGGCAAGCGCGGCCCGCTCGCCGGCATTGCGCAGGCGATGGGCTTTGGCGGCGGCATGAAGATGCCCTCGCCGGACGAGATGAAGGCGCTTCAGGAAAAAATGCAGGGTGGCGGCGGACAGGGGCTGCCCAGCCTGCCGAAGGATTTGCCGGCCGGTCTTCGCACCGGCCTGCCGAATGTTCCCGGACTGACCGGGCTCAGCGGCAAGCCGACGCTGCCGGGCCTGGGCGGTTTTCCCGGCAAGAAGAAATGA
- the trmD gene encoding tRNA (guanosine(37)-N1)-methyltransferase TrmD — protein MTTFSPWRATVLTLFPEMFPGPLGVSLAGRALASGLWELETRDIRASATDRHRSVDDTPAGGGPGMVLRADVLAAAIDAAENEPDRPKLLMSPRGRPLTQARVVELARGPGPLIVCGRFEGIDQRVIDARGLEEVSIGDYVLSGGEIAAMALIDACVRLLPGVMGKEASGTDESFSDGLLEYPQYTRPQLFEGVPIPDILTSGDHAKVAAWRRAQSEALTAARRPDLWAQIPPKAPNRPGRQKTPKNKTDG, from the coding sequence ATGACGACCTTCTCACCCTGGCGCGCGACGGTGCTGACGCTGTTTCCGGAGATGTTTCCCGGACCGCTCGGCGTGAGCCTGGCCGGCCGGGCGCTGGCCTCCGGCCTGTGGGAGCTCGAGACACGGGACATCCGGGCCTCCGCCACCGACCGCCACCGCAGTGTCGACGACACGCCGGCCGGCGGCGGACCGGGCATGGTGCTCCGGGCCGATGTTCTGGCGGCGGCAATCGACGCCGCCGAGAACGAACCGGACCGGCCGAAACTGCTGATGAGCCCCCGCGGTCGGCCACTGACCCAGGCCCGCGTCGTGGAACTCGCCAGGGGTCCCGGGCCGTTGATCGTCTGCGGGCGGTTTGAGGGGATCGACCAGCGGGTGATTGATGCACGCGGCCTGGAGGAGGTTTCGATTGGCGATTACGTGCTGTCCGGCGGCGAAATCGCAGCCATGGCCCTGATCGACGCCTGCGTCCGGCTGCTGCCGGGGGTAATGGGCAAGGAGGCCTCGGGAACCGACGAGAGTTTTTCGGACGGCCTGCTCGAATATCCTCAATACACCCGCCCGCAGCTATTCGAGGGGGTTCCGATCCCTGATATCCTGACCTCCGGCGACCACGCCAAGGTCGCGGCCTGGCGGCGGGCGCAATCCGAGGCCCTGACGGCGGCCCGGCGACCCGACTTATGGGCCCAAATCCCACCCAAAGCCCCGAATCGGCCCGGACGCCAAAAAACGCCAAAAAACAAGACAGACGGGTGA
- the rimM gene encoding ribosome maturation factor RimM (Essential for efficient processing of 16S rRNA): MSALICVARIGAAHGVRGAVKLWTFTEDPFAVKRYGPLLAKDGKRQFEVAQAREARDHLVATFKGVTTRDEAERLNGIELYVAREKLPATDEDEYYHADLIGLAAVTTDGNALGRVLAIHNFGAGDIIEISPTKGPTLLLPFTNAVVPVVDLAAGRVVIALPREVEGEDPSTSRPGEGRDP, encoded by the coding sequence ATGTCGGCGCTGATCTGCGTCGCGCGGATCGGCGCCGCGCATGGTGTTCGCGGCGCGGTCAAATTGTGGACCTTCACCGAAGATCCCTTTGCCGTTAAGCGCTACGGTCCGCTTCTCGCCAAGGATGGCAAGCGCCAGTTCGAGGTCGCGCAAGCGCGTGAAGCCAGGGATCATCTGGTCGCGACGTTCAAGGGCGTCACGACCCGCGATGAGGCCGAGCGCCTCAACGGAATCGAACTCTACGTCGCGCGCGAAAAACTGCCTGCGACTGACGAGGACGAATATTACCACGCCGATCTGATCGGGCTCGCCGCCGTCACCACTGATGGCAACGCGCTCGGCCGCGTGCTCGCGATCCATAATTTCGGTGCCGGCGACATCATCGAGATCAGCCCGACGAAGGGTCCGACGCTATTATTGCCGTTCACCAACGCAGTGGTGCCGGTGGTCGATCTAGCGGCCGGCCGGGTGGTGATCGCGCTGCCGCGGGAAGTCGAAGGCGAGGATCCCTCCACAAGTCGTCCCGGCGAAGGCCGGGACCCATAA
- the mtaB gene encoding tRNA (N(6)-L-threonylcarbamoyladenosine(37)-C(2))-methylthiotransferase MtaB, which produces MAVEVVTFGCRLNAFEAEVIRSKAEGAGLSDTIVINSCAVTNEAVAQARQSIRKLKRERPSARIVVTGCAAQTQSDMFADMAEVDRVVGNDDKMRASAWQDTHDAFDLGTSEKVAVSDIMAVREMAPHLIDGFATGLPRVFVQVQNGCDHRCTFCIIPFGRGNSRSVPMGAVVDQVRALVARGHAEIVLTGVDLTSYGADLPGAPKLGTLTKQILRHVPELKRLRISSIDSIEADGDLLDAIADDSRLMPHLHLSLQSGDDMILKRMKRRHSRQDAIAFCDRVRRLRPDVAFGADIIAGFPTETDEMFSRSLDLVEECGLIFLHVFPYSPRPGTPAARMPQVAGGVTKERAKRLRAAGEAALRQRLQAEVGATREVLIESDGQGRTEHYLPVAIAGERVGSVVPLKIGGSNGERLTV; this is translated from the coding sequence ATGGCTGTCGAGGTCGTCACCTTCGGCTGCCGCCTCAACGCGTTCGAGGCCGAGGTGATCCGCAGCAAAGCCGAGGGCGCCGGCCTGTCCGACACCATCGTCATCAACAGCTGCGCCGTCACCAACGAGGCGGTGGCGCAGGCGCGGCAGTCGATCCGCAAATTGAAGCGCGAACGGCCAAGTGCGCGCATCGTCGTCACCGGCTGCGCGGCGCAGACGCAAAGCGACATGTTCGCCGATATGGCCGAGGTCGATCGCGTCGTCGGCAATGACGATAAGATGCGCGCTTCTGCGTGGCAGGACACGCACGACGCCTTCGATCTCGGCACCAGCGAGAAGGTCGCTGTCAGCGACATCATGGCCGTCAGGGAGATGGCGCCGCATCTCATCGACGGTTTCGCAACCGGCCTGCCACGGGTGTTCGTGCAGGTCCAGAACGGCTGTGACCATCGCTGCACCTTCTGCATCATCCCGTTCGGCCGTGGCAATTCGCGCTCGGTACCGATGGGCGCGGTGGTCGATCAGGTGCGGGCGCTGGTCGCGCGCGGCCATGCCGAGATCGTGCTCACTGGCGTCGATCTCACCAGCTACGGCGCCGATCTGCCGGGTGCACCGAAGCTCGGCACGCTGACCAAGCAGATCCTGCGGCATGTGCCGGAGCTGAAACGCTTGCGCATCTCCTCCATCGATTCGATCGAGGCGGACGGCGACTTGCTCGACGCCATCGCCGACGATTCGCGGCTGATGCCGCATCTGCATCTGTCGCTGCAATCCGGCGACGATATGATCTTGAAGCGTATGAAGCGGCGGCATTCGCGGCAGGACGCGATCGCGTTCTGCGATCGGGTCCGCCGCCTGCGCCCTGATGTCGCCTTCGGCGCCGACATCATCGCAGGCTTTCCGACCGAGACCGACGAGATGTTCTCTCGCTCGCTCGATCTGGTCGAGGAATGCGGTCTCATCTTCCTGCACGTCTTCCCGTATTCTCCGCGCCCCGGCACGCCCGCCGCACGGATGCCGCAGGTGGCTGGCGGCGTGACCAAGGAACGCGCGAAGCGGTTGCGCGCGGCTGGTGAAGCCGCATTGCGGCAGCGGCTGCAAGCCGAGGTCGGCGCGACGCGCGAGGTGCTGATCGAGAGCGACGGGCAGGGCCGCACCGAGCACTATCTGCCGGTGGCGATTGCAGGCGAGCGCGTCGGCAGTGTCGTGCCGCTGAAGATTGGCGGCAGCAATGGCGAGCGGTTGACGGTTTAG